A single Oryctolagus cuniculus chromosome 18, mOryCun1.1, whole genome shotgun sequence DNA region contains:
- the ORYCUNV1R1513 gene encoding vomeronasal 1 receptor oryCunV1R1513 has protein sequence MANSLLFIIYTYTFLIEPHLKKPIDSIFMHLTVVNISTIIIRSIPELMSSFGVKDFFNDIGCQTFLYVTRVIRGLSICTTFLLSVFQAITVSPSHSKWVWLKSKLSKWIFPSLLFFWVINMLIYTHIIGSVKARLNFTMVGQGYVNAHCQTRKLGDHESRSFISIIVIHDVVFLALMIWSSLYMVWILYRHRRRAQHIHNFSLSSKTSPENKATHTILLMVFCFVFFYLSSNCLTLYGFYASEKNTRLEGIGGILASCYPTFCPFFLMKNNKIILKLTSFLSNMRMTFCP, from the coding sequence ATGGCAAACTCATTGCTCttcattatatacacatataccttCCTCATTGAGCCTCATCTGAAGAAGCCCATAGATTCAATTTTCATGCACCTGACAGTGGTCAATATTTCAACCATTATCATCCGGTCAATACCAGAACTTATGTCATCCTTTGGAGTCAAAGATTTCTTTAACGATATTGGTTGTCAAACATTTCTGTATGTAACCAGAGTGATTCGAGGTCTTTCCATATGTACTACCTTTCTCCTAAGTGTATTTCAGGCCATCACTGTCAGTCCCAGTCATTCTAAGTGGGTGTGGCTGAAATCTAAACTCTCCAAGTGGATTTTCCcctctttactctttttttggGTCATCAACATGCTGATCTACACCCACATCATTGGATCTGTAAAAGCCAGACTGAATTTCACTATGGTTGGTCAGGGATATGTTAATGCACACTGTCAAACCCGGAAGCTCGGAGACCATGAATCAAGGTCATTTATAAGTATCATAGTGATTCACGATGTAGTGTTCCTGGCACTGATGATCTGGTCCAGCCTCTACATGGTGTGGATCCTCTACAGACACCGCAGGAGGGCCCAGCACATTCACAACTTCAGTCTCTCTTCCAAGACATCTCCAGAAAACAAAGCCACCCACACAATCCTTTTGATggtattttgttttgtgttcttttaCTTGTCAAGCAACTGTTTGACGCTTTATGGATTTTATGCATCTGAGAAAAACACAAGGTTGGAGGGTATTGGTGGAATTTTAGCATCATGCTACCCGACATTTTGCCCcttttttctgatgaaaaataacaaaattattctcaaactgacttccttcctttcaaatatgagaatgaccttttgtccatga